A window of Ammospiza nelsoni isolate bAmmNel1 chromosome 19, bAmmNel1.pri, whole genome shotgun sequence contains these coding sequences:
- the KCNJ16 gene encoding inward rectifier potassium channel 16, with translation MRKMNDQSGCYRPVNIQGNKVSYRGSCGDSAEKEVKRQQRRFLHKDGSCNVYFKHIFGEWESYVVDIFTTLVDIKWRHMFVIFSLSYVLSWLFFGLVFWLIAVQHGDLFSDEEEVTPCVANVHSFTGAFLFSLETQTTIGYGYRCVTEECSLAILMVILQSVLSCIIDTFIIGAALAKMATARKRAQTIRFSYYAVVGLRDDKFCLMWRIGDFRPNHMVEGSVRAQLLRYREDKEGRMTMEYRDLKLLNDQIILVTPVTVVHEIDSDSPLYGLDRKALAKDNFEILVTFVYTGDSTGTSHQSRSSYVPREILWGHRFNDVLHVKKKYYKVDCLQFEETTEVYAPHCSAMQLEQKEQEWNRAEKTQEKQAEKSALEIKYSQKSHSAVALVTSCEEPEEPVTAPSEPPGDVSYRKAAVTLSRLSIESQI, from the exons ATGAGGAAGATGAATGACCAAAGTGGCTGCTACAGGCCCGTAAATATCCAGGGGAACAAGGTCAGTTACCGCGGCAgctgcggggacagcgcggAAAAGGAGGtgaaaaggcagcagaggagatTCCTGCACAAGGATGGCAGCTGCAACGTCTACTTCAAGCACATCTTCGGGGAGTGGGAGAGCTACGTGGTGGACATTTTCACCACGCTGGTGGACATCAAGTGGCGCCACATGTTTGTGATTTTCTCCCTGTCCTACGTGCTCTCGTGGCTGTTCTTCGGCCTGGTGTTCTGGCTGATCGCCGTCCAGCACGGGGACCTGTTCAGCGATGAGGAGGAGGTCACCCCCTGTGTGGCAAATGTGCACAGCTTCACAGGAGCCTTCCTGTTCTCCCTGGAGACCCAGACCACCATTGG GTACGGCTACCGCTGCGTGACCGAGGAGTGCTCGCTTGCCATCCTCATGGTGATCCTGCAGTCGGTGCTGAGCTGCATCATCGACACCTTCATCATCGGGGCGGCCTTGGCCAAGATGGCCACGGCCCGCAAGAGGGCCCAGACCATCCGTTTCAGCTACTACGCCGTGGTCGGGCTGAGGGATGACAAATTCTGCCTGATGTGGCGCATCGGGGACTTCCGGCCCAACCACATGGTGGAGGGCTCGGTGCGCGCGCAGCTGCTGCGCTACAGGGAGGACAAGGAGGGCAGGATGACCATGGAGTACCGCGACCTGAAGCTGCTCAACGACCAGATCATCCTGGTCACGCCCGTCACCGTCGTCCACGAGATCGACAGCGACAGCCCCTTGTACGGCCTGGACCGCAAAGCTCTGGCCAAGGACAACTTTGAGATCTTGGTGACGTTTGTCTACACGGGCGACTCCACGGGCACCTCCCACCAGTCGCGCAGCTCCTACGTGCCCAGGGAGATCCTGTGGGGCCACAGGTTCAACGACGTGCTGCACGTCAAGAAGAAGTACTACAAGGTGGACTGCTTGCAGTTCGAGGAGACCACAGAGGTGTACGCCCCTCACTGCAGCGCCatgcagctggagcagaaggagcaggagtggAACCGCGCCGAGAAGACGCAGGAGAAGCAAGCGGAGAAGTCAGCCCTGGAGATCAAGTACAGCCAAAAGTCCCACAGCGCTGTTGCTCTCGTCACCAGCTGTGAGGAGCCTGAAGAGCCGGTGACAGCTCCCAGCGAGCCTCCTGGAGATGTTTCCtacaggaaagcagctgtgacCTTGAGCAGGCTCTCCATAGAGTCCCAAATCTGA
- the KCNJ2 gene encoding inward rectifier potassium channel 2 yields the protein MGSVRTNRYSIVSSEEDGMKLSTMAVANGFGNGKGKVHTRQQCRSRFVKKDGHCNVQFINVGEKGQRYLADIFTTCVDIRWRWMLVIFCLTFILSWLFFGCVFWLIALLHGDLENQENSKPCVSQVSSFTAAFLFSIETQTTIGYGFRCVTDECPIAVFMVVFQSIVGCIIDAFIIGAVMAKMAKPKKRNETLVFSHNAVVAMRDGKLCLMWRVGNLRKSHLVEAHVRAQLLKSRITSEGEYIPLDQIDINVGFDSGIDRIFLVSPITIVHEIDEDSPLYDLSKQDMDNADFEIVVILEGMVEATAMTTQCRSSYLANEILWGHRYEPVLFEEKNYYKVDYSRFHKTYEVPNTPICSARDLAEKKYILSNANSFCYENEVALSSKEEDEIDTGVPESMSTDTHPDMEHHNQAGVPLEPRPLRRESEI from the coding sequence ATGGGCAGCGTGCGAACCAACCGCTACAGCATCGTGTCCTCGGAGGAGGACGGCATGAAGCTGTCCACCATGGCCGTGGCCAACGGCTTCGGCAACGGCAAGGGCAAGGTCCACACCCGGCAGCAGTGCCGGAGCCGCTTCGTCAAGAAGGACGGGCACTGCAACGTCCAGTTCATCAACGTGGGCGAGAAGGGGCAGCGCTACCTGGCCGACATCTTCACCACGTGCGTGGACATCCGCTGGAGGTGGATGCTGGTGATCTTCTGCCTGACGTTCATCCTCTCCTGGCTTTTTTTTGGCTGTGTGTTTTGGTTGATCGCGCTGTTGCACGGGGATCTGGAGAACCAAGAGAACAGCAAGCCTTGCGTGTCTCAGGTGAGCAGCTTCACCGCAGCCTTCCTGTTCTCCATCGAGACCCAGACCACGATCGGCTACGGCTTCAGGTGCGTCACCGACGAGTGTCCCATCGCCGTGTTCATGGTGGTTTTCCAGTCCATCGTGGGCTGCATCATCGATGCCTTCATCATTGGCGCCGTCATGGCAAAGATGGCTAAGCCAAAAAAGAGGAACGAAACTCTGGTCTTCAGCCACAACGCCGTGGTGGCCATGAGGGACGGGAAGCTGTGCCTGATGTGGCGCGTGGGGAACCTGAGGAAAAGCCACCTGGTGGAGGCGCACGTGCGGGCGCAGCTCCTGAAATCCAGGATCACGTCGGAAGGGGAGTACATCCCCCTGGATCAGATCGACATCAACGTGGGCTTCGACAGCGGCATCGACCGCATCTTCCTGGTGTCCCCCATTACAATAGTGCACGAGATCGACGAGGACAGTCCCCTGTACGACCTGAGCAAACAGGACATGGACAATGCTGACTTCGAGATCGTGGTCATCTTGGAGGGCATGGTGGAGGCCACCGCCATGACCACGCAGTGCCGTAGCTCGTATCTGGCCAACGAGATCCTCTGGGGCCACCGCTACGAGCCCGTGCTCTTCGAGGAGAAGAACTACTATAAGGTGGACTACTCGAGGTTCCACAAAACCTATGAAGTGCCCAACACACCCatctgcagtgccagggactTAGCGGAGAAGAAATACATCCTCTCCAACGCCAACTCCTTCTGCTACGAGAACGAGGTGGCCCTCAGCAGCAAGGAGGAGGACGAGATCGACACGGGCGTGCCCGAGAGCATGAGCACGGACACGCACCCGGACATGGAGCACCACAACCAGGCGGGGGTGCCCCTGGAGCCGCGGCCGCTGCGGCGGGAGTCAGAGATATGA